The Macaca fascicularis isolate 582-1 chromosome 12, T2T-MFA8v1.1 genome has a segment encoding these proteins:
- the EIF4E2 gene encoding eukaryotic translation initiation factor 4E type 2 isoform X7, with amino-acid sequence MNNKFDALKDDDSGDHDQNEENSTQKDGEKEKTERDKNQSSSKRKVEQFWRFYSHMVRPGDLTGHSDFHLFKEGIKPMWEDDANKNGGKWIIRLRKGLASRCWENLILAMLGEQFMVGEEICGAVVSVRFQEDIISIWNKTASDQATTARIRDTLRRVLNLPPNTIMEYKTHTDSIKMPGRLGPQRLLFQNLWKPRLNVP; translated from the exons TTTGAAAGATGATGACAGTGGGGACCATGATCAGAATGAAGAAAACAGCACACAGAAAGATGGTGAGAAGGAAAAAACGGAACGAGACAAGAATCAGAGCAGTAGCAAGAGAAAG GTGGAGCAGTTCTGGAGGTTTTATAGCCACATGGTACGTCCCGGGGACCTGACAGGCCACAGTGACTTCCATCTCTTTAAAGAAGGAATTAAACCCATGTGGGAG GATGATGCAAATAAAAATGGTGGCAAGTGGATTATTCGGCTGCGGAAGGGCTTGGCCTCCCGTTGCTGGGAGAATCTCATTTTGGCCATGCTGGGGGAACAGTTCATGGTTGGGGAGGAGATCTGTGGGGCTGTGGTGTCTGTCCGCTTTCAG GAGGACATTATTTCAATATGGAATAAGACTGCCAGTGACCAAGCAACCACAGCCCGAATCCGGGACACACTTCGGCGAGTGCTTAACCTACCTCCCAACACCATTATGGAATACAAAACTCACACCGACAGCATCAA AATGCCAGGCAGGCTGGGCCCCCAAAGGCTCCTTTTTCAAAACCTCTGGAAGCCGCGGTTGAATGTGCCATGA
- the EIF4E2 gene encoding eukaryotic translation initiation factor 4E type 2 isoform X5: MSLKDDDSGDHDQNEENSTQKDGEKEKTERDKNQSSSKRKAVVPGPAEHPLQYNYTFWYSRRTPGRPTSSQSYEQNIKQIGTFASVEQFWRFYSHMVRPGDLTGHSDFHLFKEGIKPMWEDDANKNGGKWIIRLRKGLASRCWENLILAMLGEQFMVGEEICGAVVSVRFQEDIISIWNKTASDQATTARIRDTLRRVLNLPPNTIMEYKTHTDSIKAWEEFHGLVNSSGR; this comes from the exons TTTGAAAGATGATGACAGTGGGGACCATGATCAGAATGAAGAAAACAGCACACAGAAAGATGGTGAGAAGGAAAAAACGGAACGAGACAAGAATCAGAGCAGTAGCAAGAGAAAG GCTGTTGTTCCTGGACCAGCAGAGCATCCCCTGCAGTACAACTACACTTTTTGGTACTCCAGGAGAACCCCCGGCCGTCCCACCAGCTCACAGAGCTATGAACAGAATATCAAACAGATTGGCACCTTTGCCTCT GTGGAGCAGTTCTGGAGGTTTTATAGCCACATGGTACGTCCCGGGGACCTGACAGGCCACAGTGACTTCCATCTCTTTAAAGAAGGAATTAAACCCATGTGGGAG GATGATGCAAATAAAAATGGTGGCAAGTGGATTATTCGGCTGCGGAAGGGCTTGGCCTCCCGTTGCTGGGAGAATCTCATTTTGGCCATGCTGGGGGAACAGTTCATGGTTGGGGAGGAGATCTGTGGGGCTGTGGTGTCTGTCCGCTTTCAG GAGGACATTATTTCAATATGGAATAAGACTGCCAGTGACCAAGCAACCACAGCCCGAATCCGGGACACACTTCGGCGAGTGCTTAACCTACCTCCCAACACCATTATGGAATACAAAACTCACACCGACAGCATCAA ggcctgggaggagTTTCATGGCCTGGTGAACAGCAGCGGCCGCTGA
- the EIF4E2 gene encoding eukaryotic translation initiation factor 4E type 2 isoform X3 — MNNKFDALKDDDSGDHDQNEENSTQKDGEKEKTERDKNQSSSKRKAVVPGPAEHPLQYNYTFWYSRRTPGRPTSSQSYEQNIKQIGTFASVEQFWRFYSHMVRPGDLTGHSDFHLFKEGIKPMWEDDANKNGGKWIIRLRKGLASRCWENLILAMLGEQFMVGEEICGAVVSVRFQEDIISIWNKTASDQATTARIRDTLRRVLNLPPNTIMEYKTHTDSIKAWEEFHGLVNSSGR; from the exons TTTGAAAGATGATGACAGTGGGGACCATGATCAGAATGAAGAAAACAGCACACAGAAAGATGGTGAGAAGGAAAAAACGGAACGAGACAAGAATCAGAGCAGTAGCAAGAGAAAG GCTGTTGTTCCTGGACCAGCAGAGCATCCCCTGCAGTACAACTACACTTTTTGGTACTCCAGGAGAACCCCCGGCCGTCCCACCAGCTCACAGAGCTATGAACAGAATATCAAACAGATTGGCACCTTTGCCTCT GTGGAGCAGTTCTGGAGGTTTTATAGCCACATGGTACGTCCCGGGGACCTGACAGGCCACAGTGACTTCCATCTCTTTAAAGAAGGAATTAAACCCATGTGGGAG GATGATGCAAATAAAAATGGTGGCAAGTGGATTATTCGGCTGCGGAAGGGCTTGGCCTCCCGTTGCTGGGAGAATCTCATTTTGGCCATGCTGGGGGAACAGTTCATGGTTGGGGAGGAGATCTGTGGGGCTGTGGTGTCTGTCCGCTTTCAG GAGGACATTATTTCAATATGGAATAAGACTGCCAGTGACCAAGCAACCACAGCCCGAATCCGGGACACACTTCGGCGAGTGCTTAACCTACCTCCCAACACCATTATGGAATACAAAACTCACACCGACAGCATCAA ggcctgggaggagTTTCATGGCCTGGTGAACAGCAGCGGCCGCTGA
- the EIF4E2 gene encoding eukaryotic translation initiation factor 4E type 2 isoform X4: MNNKFDALKDDDSGDHDQNEENSTQKDGEKEKTERDKNQSSSKRKAVVPGPAEHPLQYNYTFWYSRRTPGRPTSSQSYEQNIKQIGTFASVEQFWRFYSHMVRPGDLTGHSDFHLFKEGIKPMWEDDANKNGGKWIIRLRKGLASRCWENLILAMLGEQFMVGEEICGAVVSVRFQEDIISIWNKTASDQATTARIRDTLRRVLNLPPNTIMEYKTHTDSIKDNSSFRNTKITL, from the exons TTTGAAAGATGATGACAGTGGGGACCATGATCAGAATGAAGAAAACAGCACACAGAAAGATGGTGAGAAGGAAAAAACGGAACGAGACAAGAATCAGAGCAGTAGCAAGAGAAAG GCTGTTGTTCCTGGACCAGCAGAGCATCCCCTGCAGTACAACTACACTTTTTGGTACTCCAGGAGAACCCCCGGCCGTCCCACCAGCTCACAGAGCTATGAACAGAATATCAAACAGATTGGCACCTTTGCCTCT GTGGAGCAGTTCTGGAGGTTTTATAGCCACATGGTACGTCCCGGGGACCTGACAGGCCACAGTGACTTCCATCTCTTTAAAGAAGGAATTAAACCCATGTGGGAG GATGATGCAAATAAAAATGGTGGCAAGTGGATTATTCGGCTGCGGAAGGGCTTGGCCTCCCGTTGCTGGGAGAATCTCATTTTGGCCATGCTGGGGGAACAGTTCATGGTTGGGGAGGAGATCTGTGGGGCTGTGGTGTCTGTCCGCTTTCAG GAGGACATTATTTCAATATGGAATAAGACTGCCAGTGACCAAGCAACCACAGCCCGAATCCGGGACACACTTCGGCGAGTGCTTAACCTACCTCCCAACACCATTATGGAATACAAAACTCACACCGACAGCATCAA
- the EIF4E2 gene encoding eukaryotic translation initiation factor 4E type 2 isoform X8 codes for MNNKFDALKDDDSGDHDQNEENSTQKDGEKEKTERDKNQSSSKRKVEQFWRFYSHMVRPGDLTGHSDFHLFKEGIKPMWEDDANKNGGKWIIRLRKGLASRCWENLILAMLGEQFMVGEEICGAVVSVRFQEDIISIWNKTASDQATTARIRDTLRRVLNLPPNTIMEYKTHTDSIKAWEEFHGLVNSSGR; via the exons TTTGAAAGATGATGACAGTGGGGACCATGATCAGAATGAAGAAAACAGCACACAGAAAGATGGTGAGAAGGAAAAAACGGAACGAGACAAGAATCAGAGCAGTAGCAAGAGAAAG GTGGAGCAGTTCTGGAGGTTTTATAGCCACATGGTACGTCCCGGGGACCTGACAGGCCACAGTGACTTCCATCTCTTTAAAGAAGGAATTAAACCCATGTGGGAG GATGATGCAAATAAAAATGGTGGCAAGTGGATTATTCGGCTGCGGAAGGGCTTGGCCTCCCGTTGCTGGGAGAATCTCATTTTGGCCATGCTGGGGGAACAGTTCATGGTTGGGGAGGAGATCTGTGGGGCTGTGGTGTCTGTCCGCTTTCAG GAGGACATTATTTCAATATGGAATAAGACTGCCAGTGACCAAGCAACCACAGCCCGAATCCGGGACACACTTCGGCGAGTGCTTAACCTACCTCCCAACACCATTATGGAATACAAAACTCACACCGACAGCATCAA ggcctgggaggagTTTCATGGCCTGGTGAACAGCAGCGGCCGCTGA
- the EIF4E2 gene encoding eukaryotic translation initiation factor 4E type 2 isoform X1, whose translation MNNKFDALKDDDSGDHDQNEENSTQKDGEKEKTERDKNQSSSKRKAVVPGPAEHPLQYNYTFWYSRRTPGRPTSSQSYEQNIKQIGTFASVEQFWRFYSHMVRPGDLTGHSDFHLFKEGIKPMWEDDANKNGGKWIIRLRKGLASRCWENLILAMLGEQFMVGEEICGAVVSVRFQEDIISIWNKTASDQATTARIRDTLRRVLNLPPNTIMEYKTHTDSIKMPGRLGPQRLLFQNLWKPRLNVP comes from the exons TTTGAAAGATGATGACAGTGGGGACCATGATCAGAATGAAGAAAACAGCACACAGAAAGATGGTGAGAAGGAAAAAACGGAACGAGACAAGAATCAGAGCAGTAGCAAGAGAAAG GCTGTTGTTCCTGGACCAGCAGAGCATCCCCTGCAGTACAACTACACTTTTTGGTACTCCAGGAGAACCCCCGGCCGTCCCACCAGCTCACAGAGCTATGAACAGAATATCAAACAGATTGGCACCTTTGCCTCT GTGGAGCAGTTCTGGAGGTTTTATAGCCACATGGTACGTCCCGGGGACCTGACAGGCCACAGTGACTTCCATCTCTTTAAAGAAGGAATTAAACCCATGTGGGAG GATGATGCAAATAAAAATGGTGGCAAGTGGATTATTCGGCTGCGGAAGGGCTTGGCCTCCCGTTGCTGGGAGAATCTCATTTTGGCCATGCTGGGGGAACAGTTCATGGTTGGGGAGGAGATCTGTGGGGCTGTGGTGTCTGTCCGCTTTCAG GAGGACATTATTTCAATATGGAATAAGACTGCCAGTGACCAAGCAACCACAGCCCGAATCCGGGACACACTTCGGCGAGTGCTTAACCTACCTCCCAACACCATTATGGAATACAAAACTCACACCGACAGCATCAA AATGCCAGGCAGGCTGGGCCCCCAAAGGCTCCTTTTTCAAAACCTCTGGAAGCCGCGGTTGAATGTGCCATGA
- the EIF4E2 gene encoding eukaryotic translation initiation factor 4E type 2 isoform X6, translating to MSLKDDDSGDHDQNEENSTQKDGEKEKTERDKNQSSSKRKAVVPGPAEHPLQYNYTFWYSRRTPGRPTSSQSYEQNIKQIGTFASVEQFWRFYSHMVRPGDLTGHSDFHLFKEGIKPMWEDDANKNGGKWIIRLRKGLASRCWENLILAMLGEQFMVGEEICGAVVSVRFQEDIISIWNKTASDQATTARIRDTLRRVLNLPPNTIMEYKTHTDSIKDNSSFRNTKITL from the exons TTTGAAAGATGATGACAGTGGGGACCATGATCAGAATGAAGAAAACAGCACACAGAAAGATGGTGAGAAGGAAAAAACGGAACGAGACAAGAATCAGAGCAGTAGCAAGAGAAAG GCTGTTGTTCCTGGACCAGCAGAGCATCCCCTGCAGTACAACTACACTTTTTGGTACTCCAGGAGAACCCCCGGCCGTCCCACCAGCTCACAGAGCTATGAACAGAATATCAAACAGATTGGCACCTTTGCCTCT GTGGAGCAGTTCTGGAGGTTTTATAGCCACATGGTACGTCCCGGGGACCTGACAGGCCACAGTGACTTCCATCTCTTTAAAGAAGGAATTAAACCCATGTGGGAG GATGATGCAAATAAAAATGGTGGCAAGTGGATTATTCGGCTGCGGAAGGGCTTGGCCTCCCGTTGCTGGGAGAATCTCATTTTGGCCATGCTGGGGGAACAGTTCATGGTTGGGGAGGAGATCTGTGGGGCTGTGGTGTCTGTCCGCTTTCAG GAGGACATTATTTCAATATGGAATAAGACTGCCAGTGACCAAGCAACCACAGCCCGAATCCGGGACACACTTCGGCGAGTGCTTAACCTACCTCCCAACACCATTATGGAATACAAAACTCACACCGACAGCATCAA
- the EIF4E2 gene encoding eukaryotic translation initiation factor 4E type 2 isoform X2 → MSLKDDDSGDHDQNEENSTQKDGEKEKTERDKNQSSSKRKAVVPGPAEHPLQYNYTFWYSRRTPGRPTSSQSYEQNIKQIGTFASVEQFWRFYSHMVRPGDLTGHSDFHLFKEGIKPMWEDDANKNGGKWIIRLRKGLASRCWENLILAMLGEQFMVGEEICGAVVSVRFQEDIISIWNKTASDQATTARIRDTLRRVLNLPPNTIMEYKTHTDSIKMPGRLGPQRLLFQNLWKPRLNVP, encoded by the exons TTTGAAAGATGATGACAGTGGGGACCATGATCAGAATGAAGAAAACAGCACACAGAAAGATGGTGAGAAGGAAAAAACGGAACGAGACAAGAATCAGAGCAGTAGCAAGAGAAAG GCTGTTGTTCCTGGACCAGCAGAGCATCCCCTGCAGTACAACTACACTTTTTGGTACTCCAGGAGAACCCCCGGCCGTCCCACCAGCTCACAGAGCTATGAACAGAATATCAAACAGATTGGCACCTTTGCCTCT GTGGAGCAGTTCTGGAGGTTTTATAGCCACATGGTACGTCCCGGGGACCTGACAGGCCACAGTGACTTCCATCTCTTTAAAGAAGGAATTAAACCCATGTGGGAG GATGATGCAAATAAAAATGGTGGCAAGTGGATTATTCGGCTGCGGAAGGGCTTGGCCTCCCGTTGCTGGGAGAATCTCATTTTGGCCATGCTGGGGGAACAGTTCATGGTTGGGGAGGAGATCTGTGGGGCTGTGGTGTCTGTCCGCTTTCAG GAGGACATTATTTCAATATGGAATAAGACTGCCAGTGACCAAGCAACCACAGCCCGAATCCGGGACACACTTCGGCGAGTGCTTAACCTACCTCCCAACACCATTATGGAATACAAAACTCACACCGACAGCATCAA AATGCCAGGCAGGCTGGGCCCCCAAAGGCTCCTTTTTCAAAACCTCTGGAAGCCGCGGTTGAATGTGCCATGA